A region from the Candidatus Effluviviaceae Genus V sp. genome encodes:
- the hflK gene encoding FtsH protease activity modulator HflK has product MTEWTERPPGGGPEDERGTVRADMRAGLPKVGRLARWLVLAAVVMYVLSGIYVVEPDERGVVKRFGRVIADDIVPGIHYRIPWPVDTVETPQTTSIKRMSVGYKIVDQIRGLRPEPREAQFLTGDTNIIEVQLLIQYVLKDPSSFLYDVEEPHWLIRKVGESVLTKELATHGVDEVLTVAKVEIAQSVKAQSQAVLDDYGAGVEIVAVHIQEITPPREVADAFRDVASAREDRNRITQEASGYANRVVPMARGEAQELITAAEGYRTEKSKSAEGEAARFTSMLQEYRKAQGATRERLYLEIMEEVLATARKHIIDADAGEAKLDLRFLSERE; this is encoded by the coding sequence ATGACCGAGTGGACCGAAAGACCCCCGGGAGGGGGACCCGAGGATGAGCGGGGCACCGTCCGTGCCGATATGCGGGCCGGGCTGCCAAAGGTCGGCCGTCTGGCGCGGTGGCTCGTGCTGGCCGCGGTCGTGATGTACGTCCTCTCGGGTATCTACGTCGTCGAGCCCGACGAGCGCGGCGTCGTCAAGCGCTTCGGCCGCGTCATCGCCGACGACATCGTCCCGGGCATCCACTACCGCATCCCGTGGCCCGTCGACACGGTCGAGACGCCCCAGACGACCTCGATCAAGCGCATGAGCGTCGGATACAAGATCGTCGATCAGATTCGGGGTTTGAGGCCGGAGCCCCGCGAGGCGCAGTTCCTCACCGGCGACACGAACATCATCGAGGTCCAGCTTCTCATCCAGTACGTCCTTAAGGACCCGTCGAGCTTCCTCTACGACGTCGAGGAGCCGCACTGGCTGATCCGGAAGGTGGGGGAGTCGGTTCTGACGAAGGAGCTCGCGACGCACGGCGTCGACGAGGTGCTGACCGTCGCGAAGGTCGAGATCGCACAGTCGGTCAAGGCTCAGTCGCAGGCCGTCCTCGACGACTACGGGGCCGGGGTCGAGATCGTCGCCGTCCACATCCAGGAGATCACGCCGCCACGGGAGGTCGCCGACGCGTTCCGCGACGTGGCCAGCGCCCGCGAGGACCGGAACCGCATCACCCAGGAGGCCAGCGGGTACGCCAACCGCGTCGTGCCGATGGCCCGGGGCGAGGCGCAGGAGCTTATCACGGCCGCCGAGGGATACAGGACCGAGAAGTCGAAGTCGGCCGAGGGTGAAGCGGCCCGTTTCACCAGCATGCTTCAGGAATACCGGAAGGCGCAGGGCGCGACGCGCGAGCGGCTCTATCTGGAGATCATGGAGGAGGTTCTCGCGACCGCGCGGAAGCACATCATCGACGCAGATGCCGGCGAGGCGAAGCTCGACCTCAGGTTCCTGTCGGAGCGTGAATGA
- the hflC gene encoding protease modulator HflC codes for MKRQHYVLIAVLVLAALFVRSAIFVVDETRTAIVTQFGSPVGVVTESGLHWKVPQPIQAVRFFDDRLLVYDPKPTEFLTNDKKNIVVDAFVAWRIEDPRRFLETVTDRAGAEVRMADIVASELGAALGRYPLRALITTDPDSMRIAEIMSVVTERVRSSASTGFGIGVAEVRTKRLAFPEQNKQSVFDRMRAERERIAKRYRSEGEEEAIKIRAEADKERQEIMAEAYRQAETIRGEGDAEAMAIYAKAYGADPEFYEFLRTLESYRRIVDGKTTIILSSDSDLLKLMNRKSE; via the coding sequence ATGAAACGACAACACTACGTCCTGATCGCCGTCCTCGTGCTGGCGGCGCTCTTTGTGAGGTCGGCGATCTTCGTGGTCGACGAGACGCGGACAGCGATCGTGACGCAGTTCGGGAGCCCCGTCGGCGTCGTCACGGAGTCCGGGCTCCACTGGAAAGTGCCGCAGCCGATCCAGGCGGTCAGGTTCTTCGACGACCGGCTTCTCGTCTACGATCCGAAGCCGACCGAGTTTCTGACGAACGACAAGAAGAACATCGTCGTCGATGCGTTCGTAGCGTGGCGCATCGAGGACCCGAGACGATTCCTCGAGACGGTTACCGACCGGGCGGGTGCGGAGGTGCGGATGGCCGACATCGTGGCGTCGGAGCTCGGCGCGGCTCTCGGCCGCTATCCTCTGAGGGCGCTCATCACGACCGACCCCGACTCGATGAGGATCGCAGAGATCATGTCGGTCGTGACCGAGCGCGTGCGTTCGTCCGCCTCCACCGGGTTCGGCATCGGTGTCGCCGAGGTCAGGACAAAGCGTCTTGCATTCCCCGAGCAGAACAAGCAGAGCGTCTTCGACCGCATGCGCGCGGAGCGCGAGCGGATCGCGAAACGCTACCGGTCGGAGGGTGAGGAGGAGGCCATCAAGATCCGCGCCGAGGCCGACAAGGAACGCCAGGAGATCATGGCCGAGGCGTACCGCCAGGCCGAGACGATCCGCGGCGAGGGCGACGCCGAGGCTATGGCCATCTACGCGAAGGCGTATGGCGCCGACCCGGAGTTCTACGAGTTCCTGAGGACGCTCGAGTCGTACAGGAGGATCGTCGACGGGAAGACGACCATCATCCTCTCGTCGGACTCCGACCTTCTCAAGCTCATGAACAGGAAGAGCGAGTAG